The Acidobacteriota bacterium sequence GACCGGCGTACCGTTGCGGGTCACGACAATCGTTCGTCCCGCCTCCACCTCGCGAAGTACGGCGGCCGACTGATTGCGAAGCTCCCGCTGGGTGATTATTCGACTCTTCATGGGCGGCCAGCGTAGCATCTGTAGCACAACGTAGCAACTCTTTGGGACGGGCTGGTCACGGCCC is a genomic window containing:
- a CDS encoding prevent-host-death protein, which gives rise to MKSRIITQRELRNQSAAVLREVEAGRTIVVTRNGTPV